DNA sequence from the Bradyrhizobium sp. CIAT3101 genome:
TCAAGCTTAACCAGAAAATCAAGACGGAAGCCTTTGCCAATGGGCTCGGCTGCTATCCGGGCGGCGGCACCGTGGACGGCGTCCGTGGCGACCATGTGCTGCTGGCGCCGCCCTATATCGCTTCGGCAGACGAGATCGATCAGATCGTCGACAAGCTCGGCACGGCCGTCGACAACGTGTTGCGTAGTGTCAATCACTGAGGGGAGAGTATCATGATGAGGAACGTGGTTATCGCAGCGGGCGTGCTCGCGGCATCGACGATTGCGGCGTCGGCGGCAACGCTCGACACGGTCAAGAGCCGCGGCACACTGGTGTGCGGCGTCAGCGCAGGCTTTGCCGGCTTCTCAGCGCCGGACTCGCAAGGCAATTACAAGGGCCTCGACGTCGATTATTGCCGCGCGCTCGCGGCCGGCGTGCTCGGTGATCCCAACAAGGTGCGTTACGTCTCGTTGACCGCGCAGAACCGTTTCACTGCGCTGCAATCGGGTGAGATCGACGTGCTCTACCGCAACTCCACGCAGACTTATCTGCGCGGCGTCACGCTGGGCCTGCGGCAGGGACCGATCAACTTCTACGACGGCCAGGGCTTCGTCGTGAAGAAGGACCTCGGCGTGAAGGAGCTGAAGGACCTCAAGGGCGCCACCGTCTGCGTCGCGCAGGGCACGACCCATGAGGTCACGCTGGGCGATTACGGCCGCGCCAACGGCATCGACTGGAAGCCGCTGGTATTCGACCGCGTCGACACCATGTACCAGACATTCTTCGGCGGCCGCTGCGATGCCATGACCCAGGACGCCTCCGCGCTCGCCGGCGCCGTGACGACCGCCGCACCGAACCCGGCCGATTACGTCGTGCTGCCAACGACCATCAGCAAGGAGCCGCTCGGACCCTTCACCCGCAATGGTGACGAAGTCTGGAGCGACATCATCACCTGGCTGCATTACGGCCTGATCGAGGCCGAGGAGCTTGGCGTCACCCAGGCCAATGTCGACGAAATGACGAAGTCGCAGACCCCCGCGATCCAGCGCCTGCTCGGCGCCTCCGGCGATCTCGGGTCGCGGCTCGGTCTCGACAACAAATGGCTGGTCACGGCGCTCAAGGCCACCGGCAATTACGGCGAGATCTACGAGCGCAATGTCGGCAAGGCGAGCCCGCTCAAACTCGAGCGCGGCCTCAACGGCCTCTGGAGCAAGGGCGGCTTGATGTACGCCGTGCCGTTCAAGTAAACGATGCTTCACCTCTCCCCGCTTGCGGGGAGAGGTCGGATTGCCCCGGCGATGCGAAGCATCGTCCGGCAGCAATCCGGGTGAGGGGCAGCCTCCGCGCATCCAACTCTCACCGTCCTCGCGGAGACTCCCCCTCACCGTAGCCGATGCGTCGCATCGGCGTTCTTGTTCACCAACGGCGGCTGCAGGCCGCCTATGCCCTCTCCCCGCAAGCGGGGCGAGGGAGAAGAGACATCCCATGCGCATCGCCCTGATCCACGCCCTCAAGCACTCCATTGCCCCGATCGAGGCGGCGTTCGCGCAGGCGTGGCCGGAGGCCCGGCTGATGAACCTGCTCGACGACAGCCTGTCGGCGGATCTCGCGCGCGACGGCAAGCTCAACGATGCCATGACCAAGCGCTTTCTTGCGCTCGGCGATTATGCGGCCGCGACCGGCGCGAATGCGATCCTGTTCACCTGCTCGGCCTTCGGCCCCTGCATCGAGGCCGTCTCGCGGGCGCATGCGCCGATGCCGGTCCTGAAGCCAAACGAAGCCATGATCGAACGGGCCGTGACGATGGGCAAGAAGATCGGCCTGCTCTCGACCTTTCCGCCGACGCTGGTTTCGATGCCGCCGGAGTTTCCGGCCTCCGTCCACATCGTGCCAAAGCTTGCCGACGGCGCGCTGGCCGCACTCGACCGCGGCGATCGCGCCACGCATGACCGGCTGATCGTCGAGGCGTCAAAGGGCCTTCGCGATTGCGACGTCATCGCGCTGGCGCAATTCAGCATCGCGGCAACCGCGCCGCTCGTCGCGCAAGCGACCGGCCGCCCCGTCGTGACGACGCCGGACAGCGCGGTCGAAAAGCTGATGAAGCTGCTGAAAGCGAACGCTTAAGCGCCGGCCTTCTTGCGACGCTGCGCGTCCTTGATCGCGACGGCGAGCGCAGCCTTGGTCTCGTTCACGAAATCCTCGACCAGTTCCTCGCGCGTGGCGTGGGCCGCCTCGCCGGTGAACAGACCCTGCTCGGCCAGCATCACCACGCCGTGCAGCGCGGCCCAGATCTTGAGGGCCTGCCGCTCGCGCAAATAGCCGACCGCAGGCGCTTCCAGTGCTTCGATGACCAGCGCAAACGTCTCGCGGGTGGCCTCGTGCAGCTCGCTGTCCTTGGCTGCGCAGGACACCGTGCGCGAGGCAAACATCAACCGATAGATGCCGTTGCGGCGCAGGCCGAAATCGAGCGTCGCCTGCGCCAGCCGCGACAGCTTTGATTGCTTCGACGGCTTCGCCATCGCCTCCCGAAGAAGCGCGGTGAGCTGCCGGAACGCCTCCGCCGTCACTGCGGCGAGCAATGCCTCGCGGTCGGCAAAATGACGGTACGGCGCCGGTTGCGACACACCGAGCTGCTTGGCCAGCGCCTTGATGCTGATCGCTTCCGCCCCGCCCTGCTCCGCCTCGCGTAACGCAGCCTTGATCAAGGCGTCGCGGAGATCGCCATGGTGGTAGGTATTCTCGGGCTTGCGAGCGAGTTGTGAACGCATGTTACGGCGGAGCCTATAAGTTTGCGCTTGACAGGGGAAGCCTGTCGCGAATGTAATAGCATATAACTTAGAATAAGCGGCAAATGTCGCAGACAACATTGACAAGAGGAACGCGCCGGCCTTCGGGCCACGCGCATACGACCGAGGGAGCCGCAATGGCAGAACGACTCAGAGTTCACGTCGATCCCGACAAATGCCAGGGCCACGCGCGTTGCAAGGCGTTGGCGCCAGAGCTGTTCGAGCTCGACGAATACGGCAATGCCCATGAGGCCGGAGACGGCACGGTTCCACCGGGCCTCGAAGACAAGGCCTGGCTTGCCAAATCCAACTGCCCGGAAATCGCGATCGATGTGATCGAGGAGTAGCGCGGCCTGCCCGCGTTCCCCGTGCCTTCAGCGAACACGAGCCCCAAGAAACATTCGAGGGATTTTTTGTCATGTCCGACGTGAGCGAGCCCACAGCCCATCCGCCCGTGACCGACTGGGTCAACGATTTCGACCACACCGATCCGCAATGGACGGATGATCCCTTCCCGATCTGGGAAGAGCTGCGCGCCGCGAGCCCTGTCGTGCATACCGATCGCTTCCTCGGCTGCTATATGCCGACGACCTATGAGGCCGTGCGCGAGATCGCCAACGACACCGAGCATTTTTCGTCGCGCCGCATCATCGTCCGCGACGTCCGACCCGAGGTCGCCAGGAATGCGGCACCGCCGATCACCTCCGACCCGCCCGTGCACAAGCCGGCCAAGCAATTGCTGCTGCCTCCCTTCACCCCGGATGCGATGAAGAAGCTCGAGCCGCGGATGCGCGCGATCTGCAACGAGCTGATCGACGGGTTCATCGCCGACGGCAAGGTCGATGCCGCAGCGCAATACAGCAAATACATCCCGGTTCAGGCCATCGCGCACATGCTCGGCATTCCCGAGAGCGACAGCGATCTCTTCATCAACTGGATCCACATGATCCTGGAGCTTGGGATCAAGGACGAGAACAAGCTGCTCCAGGCCGTGCAGGAGATGAGCGCCTATTTCAGGACGCATATCGAGGAGCGGAGGTCGAAGCCGACTGACGACCTGATCTCATATTTGATGAATGCCAAGGACAAGGAAGGCCAGCCGCTGGAGGAGTCGCACGTGCTGGGCTCGCTGCGGCTGCTCCTGATTGCCGGCATCGACACGACCTGGAGCGCGATCGGCTCCTCGCTCTGGCATCTCGCCCGGACACCGGCCGACCGCGAGCGCTTGGTCGCCGAGCCTGGGTTGATCCCGATCGCCGTGGAGGAACTGCTGCGGGCCTATTCGCCGGTGACCATGGCGCGCGAGGTGGTCAAGGAGACCACCGTCTCGGGCTGCCCGGTCAAAGCGGGCAACATGGTGCTGCTGTCCTTCCCGGCCGCCAATCGCGACCCGAAGATGTTTCCGGATGCTGACAAGGTCGTGATCGACCGGCGGGAGAACCGCCACGCCGCCTTCGGCCTCGGCATCCACCGCTGCGTCGGTTCCAATCTGGCGCGGATGGAGATGCAGGTGGCGCTGGAGGAATGGCTGAAGCGGATTCCGGACTTCCGGCTCG
Encoded proteins:
- a CDS encoding amino acid ABC transporter substrate-binding protein, producing MMRNVVIAAGVLAASTIAASAATLDTVKSRGTLVCGVSAGFAGFSAPDSQGNYKGLDVDYCRALAAGVLGDPNKVRYVSLTAQNRFTALQSGEIDVLYRNSTQTYLRGVTLGLRQGPINFYDGQGFVVKKDLGVKELKDLKGATVCVAQGTTHEVTLGDYGRANGIDWKPLVFDRVDTMYQTFFGGRCDAMTQDASALAGAVTTAAPNPADYVVLPTTISKEPLGPFTRNGDEVWSDIITWLHYGLIEAEELGVTQANVDEMTKSQTPAIQRLLGASGDLGSRLGLDNKWLVTALKATGNYGEIYERNVGKASPLKLERGLNGLWSKGGLMYAVPFK
- a CDS encoding aspartate/glutamate racemase family protein gives rise to the protein MRIALIHALKHSIAPIEAAFAQAWPEARLMNLLDDSLSADLARDGKLNDAMTKRFLALGDYAAATGANAILFTCSAFGPCIEAVSRAHAPMPVLKPNEAMIERAVTMGKKIGLLSTFPPTLVSMPPEFPASVHIVPKLADGALAALDRGDRATHDRLIVEASKGLRDCDVIALAQFSIAATAPLVAQATGRPVVTTPDSAVEKLMKLLKANA
- a CDS encoding TetR/AcrR family transcriptional regulator, which gives rise to MRSQLARKPENTYHHGDLRDALIKAALREAEQGGAEAISIKALAKQLGVSQPAPYRHFADREALLAAVTAEAFRQLTALLREAMAKPSKQSKLSRLAQATLDFGLRRNGIYRLMFASRTVSCAAKDSELHEATRETFALVIEALEAPAVGYLRERQALKIWAALHGVVMLAEQGLFTGEAAHATREELVEDFVNETKAALAVAIKDAQRRKKAGA
- a CDS encoding ferredoxin; the protein is MAERLRVHVDPDKCQGHARCKALAPELFELDEYGNAHEAGDGTVPPGLEDKAWLAKSNCPEIAIDVIEE
- a CDS encoding cytochrome P450 — its product is MSDVSEPTAHPPVTDWVNDFDHTDPQWTDDPFPIWEELRAASPVVHTDRFLGCYMPTTYEAVREIANDTEHFSSRRIIVRDVRPEVARNAAPPITSDPPVHKPAKQLLLPPFTPDAMKKLEPRMRAICNELIDGFIADGKVDAAAQYSKYIPVQAIAHMLGIPESDSDLFINWIHMILELGIKDENKLLQAVQEMSAYFRTHIEERRSKPTDDLISYLMNAKDKEGQPLEESHVLGSLRLLLIAGIDTTWSAIGSSLWHLARTPADRERLVAEPGLIPIAVEELLRAYSPVTMAREVVKETTVSGCPVKAGNMVLLSFPAANRDPKMFPDADKVVIDRRENRHAAFGLGIHRCVGSNLARMEMQVALEEWLKRIPDFRLDPAGTVTWSQGTVRGPRQLPFLLGKAM